The stretch of DNA TTTTTCCAGTCACTAACGCCATGTTCGTATATCCAGAAACATTATCGACACCTTTAACCTGCTGCTCAATTCCGCGGGCAAACATGACAATCGCATTTGGTGCCTTTCCGTAAATCTCAGCGGCGCGAATAATTTTCTCCGGAGCAACTCCTGTAAGTTCACTCGTATATTCTGGAGTAAATTCTTTCACTAATTCCTTTGTTTCTTCAAAACCGTTTGTATGGTTTTTAACGAATTCCTCATCTGCATACCCGTTCTGTATTAATAAATTTAAAATCCCGTTTGCAAGCGCTAAGTCAGTACCCGGTCTTAGATCTAAGTGAACATCCGCTCTTCTCGCAATAGGCGTTTCACGAGGATCTGCAACAATTAAATAACCGCCGCGTTCTTGAACTGCCCATACTCGAAACATAGATGTAGGATGACATTCTGCTGTATTACTTCCTGCAATAAACAAACAGTCCGTTTCGTGAAGATCCGTCCATGGAAGGGTTGAACCCCGGTCCACTCCGAAGGATCTCATAAATCCACCAGCCGCACTTGCCATACAAAAGCGTCCATTGTAATCAATGTAGCGAGTTTGTAAACCAACACGTGCAAACTTTCCAGTTAAATAACATTTTTCATTGGTCATCGATACACCGCTATAAACGCTCAGTGAATCTTTACCAAAGTCCCGTTGTAACTCTTGGAACTTTTTCACGATCAAGTCATATGCTTCATCCCAAGTTGCTTCACGGAAGCCCTCTTTCGTGCCTTTTAATGAAGCATCATCGCGGATTAATGGTTTTAAAATACGGTCATCATGATTTGTTTGCTGATAAGCCGTAACCCCTTTTGGACACATTTTTCCGACTGTTACCGGCCAATCATAACGCGGCTCAACGCCAATAATTTTATTTGTTTTTGTATTTACACGTAAATTCATCCCGCATTGCATTCCGCAATAACTGCAGTGAGTTTTTACGAGAGTTTCATTTGGATGACGAACATTTTCTATTTCTTTAAAAAACTTATCCCTTTGCATTCTGGTTTGCCTCCTTAACTTTAACCTGGTGCGTTGCGAATCCTGAGAATTTTGAAATTCGATATTTTCTGCGGCAAGGGAGGCATAACTCAGCGAGATTAAAGCCATCTTCCATATTGAATTCAATCGCATTTACTCCCAATACTTGAATGACATCATTAGACTGTTCAACCGATACGAAATGGTCCCCGCATACTTTACACTTTTTCTCTTCCTGTTCGGCGTAGTGCTCACGATAGTTTCTTGCAAAGACACTTACCGGACGGAAAGGAATATGAGCAAGTTTACCAAATGGTAAGTAAATTAATGTAACGATAACAGAAAATTGATGTATTAATGACATTTGCGGCTGCATCCAGCCATGAAGCCAAACGTTTTGAATGGTTAATAAAAGTCCTGTAACAGAAATAAAGATCAATAAGTAAAGCGGAAGGAAATCATAAATGAATTTTTGTTCCGCTCTCGCCTGCATGTTTTTCAAGCGGCGATAAAGGGCCATACAAACACCTGAAATAACCATAACCGCAGAGATATTTAGAGCGTTATAGGAGAACCAGGCAATAATTCCATCAGCCTTTACCGTCATTAAATCAAGACCCATTAACACAATTGTATATTGGCCCATCTCATCCATCGTGAAGTACATCCAGCCAAACACAAGTGGAAACGTTACTAAACAGGCAAGAACACAACCCCAGCCGATTAAAATATGCTGTACCCAGCGGTACAAACCGCGGTTTTTAATAAAATCATAGATAGCTAAATGATTTAAGGCCGTTTTAGGCGTGCTTTTTCTTTTTAAAAGCTTTAACCCTTTTTTAATAAAGATTTTGGCAGGCGGTCTTTCGCCCCAGGCAATAAAGCGGTAGAAAAATCCTCCAATAAAAACAATGGTTCCCACCATATATCCATACAAATTTAAATCAACATGCGTGAACATTCTAGTTGCAATAAAAGAAAGAATAACAATCGCGGAAACTGTTAAAAACATAGATTTAGCAAACTTGGATGCAAACGCACCATTGATTGAGCTGTCCGTCTTTTGATTAGTTAACGTATTAGTCTGCATTTGAGCTCCTCCTAAAAAAATAACACTAACGAGTTTTCTTACTCTTATTGTAAGAAAATCGTTAGTGTTACAAATATAGGGGAACTCCCCCATCTCTCGAGGAAAAAACCCTTAGAATTTTCGATTTAGACAAAGTTCCGTCACATTTGCTTTTTTGCATACTTATTTCGCCAAGAATACATCAGTAAGGAAAGAAAGACTACAGACTGCGATGAAAATAATACAGCATCCCAAAAAGCAAAACTTGATGGTGGTTCCAATAATTTCGGAAGCGTTAACTTTGCCGCATGTAGTAATACCGGTATGTAAAATATTGTCATTAGCGCCAGGGTAACTGTCACCCCTATAAAATAAAAGATGGAATAAGTGAAAACGATCCATTTTTCACCAATAAAGATTTCATCCTTCTGTAGTGGTGATTTTAGAAATGGAAGTCGTTTACGAATCATCTGCTGCGCATTTTCCATCAAATTATGAACACCTGACACATTTTCAAAAACATAATACAAATCTGTCTTCATGTAAACACAACACTGATAAACAATCCTAACAAAAACATCATAGGCTGCTAATGTAATTAAACTTAGGAAAATCCCTGAGGAATTAGGAAAAACAAGTTTACTAATAAGGGCAATAAAAAGGATGGCTGTGTCAAAGCACATTCCAGCCATATAAAGTACATTTCGGTCTTTTGCGGGAAGTCTCCAAACGGATGTCATATCTGTTTCAAGGACAACAAGCAGTAACCGGTGCCCAACCCCGAGTTTTGTGGGTAGATTGTATGCACGCATTGCGAGAATATGTCCGAACTCGTGGACGAGTACAAGAAAAAAGGTTACTCCCATAAAAGTAAGTAGATTTAGAACCATTACATCTGATATAAATACATCCTGATAATTTGGCAGCAAGGAAGGCTTAGCAATTAACATGCTGAGATTTACGATAAATAAACCTACGTAAATGAGGAGCGAGAACCTATTAAAAAAGAACTTTCCTACCTTAGGAGAAATCCATAAGAAACCTAAACTCTCCTTTTCTATTTCCTTTTTCTCGACTTTCTCACCATCAATGACATCAATTAAATCCATATCAAGAAGTTGTTGGGCAAAATCGAGAAGATCAACTTCTTCATTAGGAAATCTCTTTTTCAGATTATCCTCTATCTCCCCTATCATCCTGCCATTTTCAATTAATTTAATTGCTTCAATACATATTTCCGGCATTTCATAAAACTCACCAGTTGCTAAATCTTCCACTATATAGTTTTTTTTATCCTTACGAAATTCAATTGGTACCAATGATAGATATGATTCGCGTGTAATGCTCATCAAAACACCGTTCCTATTTAGTATTAATAATAAAAGAAGGATGCAAGCTTTACGCTAGCATCCCCAAATATTACTGTTTCCATCCTGGAAGATATGGACACCACCAGCATGTAGTTTTTACCTTCTTAAGCTTGCGGATTTTCATTGTTATTCCACCTCCCTTAGTAATTGCGGTTTTTTATTCCATGAGTATTCTTGATGAAATTTGACCCACGCTGGGTAAACCTTTTTGAATGCTTCTACTAATGTGGGATCAAATTGTGAACCATTGCCTTCAATAATACGGCGATAGGCTTCTTCAACAGGCATTGCCTCACGGTACGACCTTGAAGAAGTCATTGCATCAAAAGCATCGGCAATGGCAGAGACTCTTGCAAGTAAAGGAATTTCTTCACCCTTTAATTGATCAGGATATCCCTTTCCATCCCAGCGCTCATGGTGGGAAAGAATAACACTAATACTGTCCTTTATTCCCTCCACATTCTTCACAGCTTCCGCCCCTACGGTAGGGTGGGTTTTTATTATGTTAAATTCCTCGTTGGTCAGTTTCCCAGGTTTCATGAGAATCTGATCGGGAATATTAACTTTACCAATATCATGAAGCAGACAAGCATAATAGAATGATTTTTGTTCTTCTTTGGTAAACTTACCTATTTCTTTTGATAATAAAAGTGCATAACTGGCGACTCTTTCACTATGACCCCTTGTATATGGATCTTTAAGCTCCAGTGTCGCAATAACCCCTTTTACTATTCCTTGTAATTGATTATCATAAGATGTGCTGATCGACCTTACGTACCCTTGAAAGCGTACTAATAAGAAGAACGCCATAGTTGATAAGATAGCCATTAATATAATGGGCACTGCCACGTTTGATGAGTGTAAGATAACACCTATTAATATATACCTAGTTGTAATTCCAATAGTTACAAACCAAAAATATCCAGTATTAATGAAAAGTGGTAATGATAAAATTAAAAACACTTCGACTAGATTACCACTATTATAAATATCTCCCCTGCCCATGTAGTTAAGAATATCAACAAAAAAAGTTGAAACTACGTAACTAGTGAAGAAAACATATTTTATTAAATATTCCTTATTGATCTTACTTAGGTAAAAAGCAATAGGAATCAATAACGCTAATACAATATAGTTTATATATAAGAACTCATTTGGGGATTCAAACTTTTGTTCTGAAAAGTAAACAGGATATAAAAAATAATAAAACAAATCATACCCTAAAAATATTATATAGAAAAAGATAAGAAACCATTTGACGGATTGCTTTTCTTCATGTGGTATCATATAGTCCTCCAGTGTTTCTAATACATATACGTTTTATGTCCCCATATATGAAAGACGAAAAATAATAATTTCTAGATAAAATTAATTACCGTTATTCCTCTACATTATATCTCATTGGTAACAGGGTTGTAACATATAATATTGATGATTTTTGTATATTTATAGAATCTTATCATGAATTAATTTGAAAAATAGGTAGAATAACAGTGACTTTTGTACCATTTAATTGACTGCTGTCAAAGGTAATATGACCTTTGTGGTCTTTAATAATTTGATTTGTTACCATTAGTCCTAAACCCGTTCCATCTTTTTTTGTTGTATAGAATGGTTCGCCTAAGTTTAAAAGGTTTTCTCCATCAATTCCACAACCTTCATCTTTAATGGAGATATACATCTTATTCCCTTCTATTACTTTAACTCTCACCTTAATCTTCCCACCATCAGGCATCGATTCTATTGCATTTTTTATTAGATTAATAAATACCTGTTTCAGCTGTTTACCGTCACAATCAATTGGCGGTAACGGTCCGGCCATTGTTGTTTCAACAGAGACACCCTGTCTTTCAGCCTGTTGTTGTGTAATGGAAAGTGTATACGCAATAATTTCTTCAATATTCGCTTTGGAAAATTTGATTTCCTTAGGTTTTCCTAGTGTCATTAAATCATTCACAATTGAATTTATCCGATCAATTTCTTGAATCATAATGGGATAAAAGTCATTTGTATTTGGATATCTTTCTTGCTGCAGCTGCGTAAACCCTTTTAATGATGAAAGTGGATTACGAATCTCATGACCAATTGCAGCAGCCATTTGACCTATTACAGCAAGTTTTTCTTTCCTTCTTAGTTCTTCATGTACTTCCGTTAAAGTAAGAATATACGAATCATATCGTATTAAAATAACAAAAGCGATAGCAGAAAGAATGATATAAATAACAATGGGAGCAACAACCTGCGGATCAAGTAAAATAAGTCCAATTATCATATACTTTAGTAACATTCCTACTGATACAGTCCAAAAATACTTTTTATTGACAAAAATAGGTGAAAAAAGGATAAAGACAACTTCAATAATATCCCCTGCTGCAAAAGATTTCTCCGTCCCATAATAAATCAATAAATTATGGACAGTATCAACAACTATAAAACTATAAATGTATAGGTATTTAATCACATACGGATTTCCCTTTTTCATTAAGAAAATAGCTATGGGTAATAAACCAAGCAGGATAATATATATCCAAATACCCAAACCTTCTTGGGGTTTGGTTATACCTCGCCCATCCAAATTAGGGAAGATGTAATAATAGATTAATTCAAAAGCAAGATAAAAAATATAAAATAACCACAAAAATAACTTAGTTGCTTTCTTTTCTTCATAAAACATTTTAGTGGTCGAGCTGCTGTTGCTATCTTTCATTTTGTTTCTCCCTTAGGTAGACCATAAGAAATTAGTTTAAATTTATCTCTTCTCATTCTAACACCTTTCCCCAAAAAATCTTTATATTTTTTTTGGAAATTCGATGTAATTCGACAAAATTCTCTTATTCCTAAAAAAAAAACTTGCTGCTAGGCAAGTCTTCTTATAAATAACACTATTAAATTTAGCTTGCTTTATTTATGATTTCCTCTTTTTCATTTAACTTTGAATGTTTACGTCCGTATCCAAAATACACCATCATTCCAAGCACAAGCCAAATACCAAAGCTCTTCCATGTAGCCGCTGGAAGCTGCAGGGCTAAATATCCACAGAATAAGAAAGCTAATATAGGAATTAATGGTACAAAAGGTACACGGAAGCCTGTGGTTGGTGCTTGTTTATTTTTCCGAAGATATAAAATTCCAATTGAAACTGTCATAAAAGCAAATAGTGTTCCAATGTTCACTAGTTCAGCAAGTTTATTTAGCGGTAATACACCTGCAAAAAATGCTACTAACACGCAGGTAATCCACGAATTCACAATCGGTGTTTGCTTCTTTTTATCTACTTTAGAAAACACCTTTGGCAGTAAACCATCACGAGAGATTGCATAAAACAGCCTTGATTGACCATAAACCATGACAAGTAACACAGTCGTAATTCCTGTGATGGCTCCTAGTGAAATAAAACCTGCCACCCAATCTTGGTTAATATAATTAAGTGCAAATGCCACTGGATTTTTTACACCAAGATCAGTATAAGGCACAATCCCTGTTAAAATAGCAGAGACAACGATATATAAGATGGTACAAACCAATAAAGATGCAATGATTCCAATTGGCATGTTCTTTTGTGGGTTTTTCACTTCTTCTGCTGCGGTGGCAACAGCATCAAAGCCAATATAGGCAAAGAATACAGTTGCGGCGCCTGTTACAACTCCCGAGTAACCAAACGGCATAAATGGAGTCCAATTTGCAGGTTCTACATACCAAACACCAACAGCAATAAATAGTAGCACTACAGCAAGTTTAATTACTACCATGATTGTGTTAAGACGTGCTGACTTTTTAACTCCTTGTGTTAAAAGCATCGTGATAAAAAAGATGATCGCAATTGCTGGTACGTCTACAAAAGTTCCATTTGCCGGATCATACGCACTTGATATAGCTTTTGGCAGGTGAATTCCAAATCCTGAAAGAAGCCCTTGAAAATAACCTGACCAACCGCTCGCAACTGCAGAGGAAGCCAGCCCATATTCAAGGATTAAAACCCAGCCTAATATCCAAGCAATTAGTTCGCCGAATGTCGCATAACTGTAAGTATAGGCACTGCCAGATACCGGTACGGCTGAAGCAAATTCCGCATAGCATAGGGCTGCAAATACACAGGCCAGTCCTGACAAAATGAAAGATATGATTAGTGCCGGTCCTGCATGCTCGGCCGCTGCAACTCCAGTTAGAACAAATATTCCTGTCCCAATAATCGCACCTATTCCCAGCATAGTTAAATCAAATGCACCTAATTCTTTCTTCAAGGTTACATCCTTTTGTCCAACTTCCCTTATTAAATCTGTAATTGATTTTTTCCTAAATAAATTCATGTCTAGTACCTCCACGACCTAAAGTCGAAATGTTCTGAAAAAGTTAGTGCCTAAAATGTATATCGGTATAATATAATTTATTTATTAAAAAAGCAATATATTTTGAAAAATTAAATTACTTTCCTAATTATACCAATAAATATTGAATCCCCTATATTATTTATATTTCCCTCAAAACAGATTAACTATATTAGTAAAATTTAATTTAATTTCGAACAAAAAAAACTAACCATCTTGTTAGCATGGTTAGTTCGTCTTAATTATTACTTTTGACCTCATGGTCATTACTTGAAAAAGAAATAACGTTTCCTGTTATCCACGAGTTTTTCCAGAAAAGGTTCCATAATAAACATAGCATCTGCGGTCTTCATCGATTTCCCTTGAATCAAGCACGAACTCCTTAAATTTACCATCCTTTTGTAGGTAGATAATATCGGAATGAAGTGTTGCCAAAATCTCTTCATGCCCCCAAACATCATTTCTTTCTACTATCGCTGATGTTGTTCCCTTTATTTCCCTGACTTCAAAACCAATATGTGAATAGATGGTATCGGAAGAATCGTTGAAATAGGTCTCTTTTTTCACATACAAAACGGCCGTTCCATCTGGATCCATAGCAGTCGCACTAACTGCATATGTCTCTCCATCTTTTACGAAGAATTCGCAGGTCATTCTTGCCACCGCTTCATTAGGGGTAATATCTTGGTAATTCCATAAGGCAGGATATTGTTTTACTTCATCATCAAGTCGATATTCCAACCTCAACTTACATCCCTCTTTCTTTTTCTTTTTATCTTACCATTGTTTTCCTGAAATTTACTTTTATAATGTAATTATAACAAAGAAAAGCACAAGCGCCTTGCCAAGGGGCGACAGGCATAAGACGAGCCGGCGAGAAGGTTGGTCTTTACCTTCTTGACGGATTGGCTTATGACCTGAGAGCCCCTAGGCGCTGAAGCTAGACATTAAAAAAGGAGTTGAGACGGTGAAGAAAACCCAATGGTTAATCACTGGAGTTCTTACTACTCTTATGGCTGGAACCACCCTATCAGGTTGTTCTCAGGCACAGGACTTACCCCCTGAACCGGATGACACAAACTGTTCAGATTGGGAATGGGATGATGAGGAGGGAGTATGGCAATGTGATGATACTCGATCAAGTTACTATGGTCATTTCTTTTATGGGGGGATGTTTTTCCGCAGCAAATCAGCTTTGATGAATTCTTCTGCTTATAAGTCGTATAAATCTTCCTCCAGTTTTAAAGGTGGATTCGGAAGCGGGTCAAAAGGTGGATTTGGTGGTTAATAATATGTCTTCATATGCAATGAAACGGAACCATTTTTACGCTAAATACCCAGAATTTTGGTCGGACTTATATGGAAGTGAATATAGCCTTTACCATGTATTTACTATTACAGAACAAACACATAACCTTATAAAGGACGCCACGGAACGAATGGGTCAGGTTTTTTATAAAACGGCCGGCCTCCTGCGCAGTCTTCAAGATGAACAACTTCTTGAACTTGGTTTTCCTGTAGCAAGTCTTCCATTTCTCAGAATGAAAACCCTTTTTCCTGAATCGGTAATTTCTCGATTTGATTTTGCCTTGACGGATAATGGAATAAAAATGCTTGAGTTTAATTCTGACACTCCTACTTTTATCGTCGAATGTTTCCAAATGAACGGAGAAATTTGTTCGGAATTTGGCTATCGGAATCCCAACGCAAATCAAGAGCGTCTTCTCGCTTCTGGTATCACAAAGGCTGTCCTTGAATCTATAAAGCAGCAAGATTCTCCTAATGTGGTTTTCACTGCCCATAGTGACCATGTGGAGGATTGGAATACCACGGGTTATTTAAGTCAGTTATGTAAAGTTAAAAATCAAGTAATTCCAATGTCTGAGCTTCGGATTACGGATTCAGCACTATTAGATGCTAACGGAGTGCCAATTGATGTTTTGTACAGACAAACCTATCCTCTTGAACACCTGCTTGAGGACAGGGATTCATATACAGGAGACCTCGTAGGAATCGAATTATTACAGCTAGCGAAGCAAGGAAAAATTTCACTTGTAAATCCTATTTCAGCATTCCTGCTTCAACCCAAATCCATTCAATGTCTGATATGGGGCTTAGCGGAAAAAGAGATGTTTTATACAAAGGAAGAACAAGAATGGATCAAAACATATATGCTGCCTACTTATCTTGAAGCAGATTCATTTGCAGGTAACCAAGCCTATGTTCAGAAACCATCTTTCGGCAGGGAAGGAGATACCATTACTATATGGGATCATCACATCAATATAGATGTCAAAAATTCCTTCCAAACCTACAAAAATGAACTGCCGGTCTATCAATCATATATACCGCTTCCTGTTGTTTCACTCGAAACAGAAAAGGGAATAGAGGAACTATCTATGGTATTTGGTTCCTTCCTTATTGCTGGGAAACCAAGCAGCATTGGGATTCGAGCGGGCGGAAAAATCACCGGAAATGAGTCATATTTCTTACCAGTTGGACTAAAAAAGGAGGGCTTTACTTGTTAGACTTTTTATTGTACTTAGCTGTTTCATTAGCTTTGTTACTCGTTGGACTCTTTTTAATGGAGATTACCACAAAGGTTAAGGAATTCGCCTTAATGGCGAAAGGAAATAAAGCAGCAAGTTATGTACTTGGCGGAAGACTTCTCGGTCTGGCAATTGTTTTATATTCTGCACTTGCTAACTCTATCTCTCTTTTAGATATGGTAATCTGGGGAGCAGTGGGAATTGCAGCTCAGATCATCGTGTTTTATCTTACTGAATGGCTCACACCTCGTCGTTTTAACGTATCCCAGAGCATTGAAGAAGATAACACCGCAGTTGGTCTTTTTCTACTATTGCTTTCTGTATCTATTGGGATTGTTATTGCAGGTTGTCTCACCTACTGAAAAAACGCATCGAGACGATGCGTTTTTTTATAGTTTTTGATATGTATATTTATCGCATATTACAAATAATCTAGCATCCTTTGGGATCGGTTCATTCCATTTCTTGAGTATGTTTAAATCGTTCCGATCTGCAATTAATTGAGCTCCTTTTTCCTTTAGTTGTTCATATGCTACACCATACGTTTTCCACTGCGGTCTAACACTGACCTCCCAAAGATCACTCCCCCCATCTCCATCCTGCCTGCTTAACAGCTGGGTAAAGAGGTGACTTGCTCCTTTCATCTGTGCAGATTTCGCCATTAGGTTGGAAACAGATCCATTGGATAGTATGAACTCATCAATTTTAACATGCTTAAAATTATCCACATGCTTTTCGTTTACAATTTCTGCGATCGTATAAATATTTTTTTCCGTTCCATCATCATAGCGTTCTATCGAGGATGCAACTAGCAGTGTCTTTCCATCTACTAAATCAGGATTCTCAATCCCTTCTGCAGCAAACAGCAATACCGCTTGGGAATTTTCAATTTTTGCCATTCCCAAAGTATCAACATCTGTCGGGCTGCCCTGAATATAGTGAAAACGTTCATGTTCAAAAGGTGACTTTTCAAACTCATCAATCAACACGATATCTGTTTTTTCATCACATAGTAATAGTTCCTTAACAGTGGATTTGCTTTTAGCAGTCCAGCCGATAATAACAAAATGATTTTCACCTTTATAAGACAATTTCCCCTCCTCCTTTCGTTTTTTGTATTGTGTAACACCATCTACTATAACCCCAATAACCGTTCCAAATAGTCCTATACCCAATGTATAGACAATAACCATAGCCCAGGTTCTTCCTGCTTCCGTTGTAGGATATACATCTCCATAGCCTACTGTAGTCATCGTTGTAAGAATCCACCATATTGCATGCAAACTACTCTCAAACGTTTCTGGTTCTAAAAATCTAATTATTTCTGCATTTACGATAATAAAGAATAAAGTAAACAAAATCACGGTTCGATATCGATATCTCGAGGCGGTTAGGAACAGTTTACGAAAGAAAAGCATGATTAACCTCCTTTGCTTCTTATTATAATTTCTACTAACGGTCCCTATTTCCTTTTTTTGATAGAAGGCATTTTTTATAATCTTTGCTTGACTTATTTAAATATAGGGTGTAATATTATTAATTGTGCTTTAGATTTAATGTAACTTGTATAAGATAGATTACGCAATGTAAGAATTTTTTTCTGGCATTCTGCTTATGTTTTAAAAGTAAAACTTATTCACGCTGGATCGGCTTCGGAGCCGTAAGGATGTAAGAGAGGTAGGGCTTACGTCGTTTAGGTATAAAACCATCAGGTGGAAGAGTAACCGCGGCAAATTGGTCTTTTAATACCATTTATTATATATAAATACTTACCTTGCGATTGCAGATATTTAAAATCAACCAATCACAAGTTACAATAGTGATCCCTTTTGGATCAAAGCAAAAGAAGGCAGAGGATAATCATCCTCTGCCTTCGTCCAATTTTGAAGGTATCATTGTTCAACAGCCCCATTTGAATTTATATCGACTTTTACAGAAACATTAATAGTAGATTCAGCCAATGCTTTCCCCCAATTATTTTTCACCTTTTTATAGTGGGTATACTGGTACGCACGGGCGTAAAGGCCAAGACCAATAGGATCAATTTTCTTTTTTTGAATTTTCTTCAAGAGGTCCTCGATTTGTTTTTTTAACTCTCTTTCAACCTCTTTCTGTAACTGTTCTTTATTTAGCTTTTCATCCGGAAATAAACGTTCTACAATATTGATAGTCATTTTAACCTTAATATCAAACTGAAATTTATTATGCTTATATTCAGATTTTATCTTTGTTTTTACTCGGCTGGCCGCAAAACTCATCACATTTGTATGAAAGATATTTTTCTCATCTACTTTTTGAAGAACTGGAATCGTCAGGGTGATTTCACGCCTCTTTTTATTCTGTAACATCAGGAGTAAAGTAGATTCAGGTACATTAAGAAATTGAGCATATTTTCCTTTATGATCAAGAAGAGATATTCCTGTCAGCTCGATATTTTTCCCTACTTTCACTTCCGAAATAAAAGGGGTCATTGCCTTCTCGTATATCTCCCTGTGGAGTTCTTGCAGAGTACCTTTTACTGCTCTCGTTCGATCATAATTCTTATCAATCAGGGCTTTTAGATGTAAGGATAATTGTGGTTTCTCAGTTGGATGATGAAAGATTACTTCTGAAACAGGACCATCAACCGTTACTACTCTTGTACTCATGGAAAACGTAGGATTTCGATATACAGTATCCAATATCGGAAACCAATTTTCATGTTGCAGGACACGTTTTCCCACTAATAATACTTGAATTTTCCCAGCCGTCACTT from Neobacillus sp. CF12 encodes:
- a CDS encoding HD-GYP domain-containing protein, translated to MIPHEEKQSVKWFLIFFYIIFLGYDLFYYFLYPVYFSEQKFESPNEFLYINYIVLALLIPIAFYLSKINKEYLIKYVFFTSYVVSTFFVDILNYMGRGDIYNSGNLVEVFLILSLPLFINTGYFWFVTIGITTRYILIGVILHSSNVAVPIILMAILSTMAFFLLVRFQGYVRSISTSYDNQLQGIVKGVIATLELKDPYTRGHSERVASYALLLSKEIGKFTKEEQKSFYYACLLHDIGKVNIPDQILMKPGKLTNEEFNIIKTHPTVGAEAVKNVEGIKDSISVILSHHERWDGKGYPDQLKGEEIPLLARVSAIADAFDAMTSSRSYREAMPVEEAYRRIIEGNGSQFDPTLVEAFKKVYPAWVKFHQEYSWNKKPQLLREVE
- a CDS encoding ATP-binding protein; translated protein: MKDSNSSSTTKMFYEEKKATKLFLWLFYIFYLAFELIYYYIFPNLDGRGITKPQEGLGIWIYIILLGLLPIAIFLMKKGNPYVIKYLYIYSFIVVDTVHNLLIYYGTEKSFAAGDIIEVVFILFSPIFVNKKYFWTVSVGMLLKYMIIGLILLDPQVVAPIVIYIILSAIAFVILIRYDSYILTLTEVHEELRRKEKLAVIGQMAAAIGHEIRNPLSSLKGFTQLQQERYPNTNDFYPIMIQEIDRINSIVNDLMTLGKPKEIKFSKANIEEIIAYTLSITQQQAERQGVSVETTMAGPLPPIDCDGKQLKQVFINLIKNAIESMPDGGKIKVRVKVIEGNKMYISIKDEGCGIDGENLLNLGEPFYTTKKDGTGLGLMVTNQIIKDHKGHITFDSSQLNGTKVTVILPIFQINS
- a CDS encoding amino acid permease; translated protein: MNLFRKKSITDLIREVGQKDVTLKKELGAFDLTMLGIGAIIGTGIFVLTGVAAAEHAGPALIISFILSGLACVFAALCYAEFASAVPVSGSAYTYSYATFGELIAWILGWVLILEYGLASSAVASGWSGYFQGLLSGFGIHLPKAISSAYDPANGTFVDVPAIAIIFFITMLLTQGVKKSARLNTIMVVIKLAVVLLFIAVGVWYVEPANWTPFMPFGYSGVVTGAATVFFAYIGFDAVATAAEEVKNPQKNMPIGIIASLLVCTILYIVVSAILTGIVPYTDLGVKNPVAFALNYINQDWVAGFISLGAITGITTVLLVMVYGQSRLFYAISRDGLLPKVFSKVDKKKQTPIVNSWITCVLVAFFAGVLPLNKLAELVNIGTLFAFMTVSIGILYLRKNKQAPTTGFRVPFVPLIPILAFLFCGYLALQLPAATWKSFGIWLVLGMMVYFGYGRKHSKLNEKEEIINKAS
- a CDS encoding glutathionylspermidine synthase family protein gives rise to the protein MSSYAMKRNHFYAKYPEFWSDLYGSEYSLYHVFTITEQTHNLIKDATERMGQVFYKTAGLLRSLQDEQLLELGFPVASLPFLRMKTLFPESVISRFDFALTDNGIKMLEFNSDTPTFIVECFQMNGEICSEFGYRNPNANQERLLASGITKAVLESIKQQDSPNVVFTAHSDHVEDWNTTGYLSQLCKVKNQVIPMSELRITDSALLDANGVPIDVLYRQTYPLEHLLEDRDSYTGDLVGIELLQLAKQGKISLVNPISAFLLQPKSIQCLIWGLAEKEMFYTKEEQEWIKTYMLPTYLEADSFAGNQAYVQKPSFGREGDTITIWDHHINIDVKNSFQTYKNELPVYQSYIPLPVVSLETEKGIEELSMVFGSFLIAGKPSSIGIRAGGKITGNESYFLPVGLKKEGFTC
- a CDS encoding DUF350 domain-containing protein; translation: MLDFLLYLAVSLALLLVGLFLMEITTKVKEFALMAKGNKAASYVLGGRLLGLAIVLYSALANSISLLDMVIWGAVGIAAQIIVFYLTEWLTPRRFNVSQSIEEDNTAVGLFLLLLSVSIGIVIAGCLTY
- a CDS encoding potassium channel family protein translates to MLFFRKLFLTASRYRYRTVILFTLFFIIVNAEIIRFLEPETFESSLHAIWWILTTMTTVGYGDVYPTTEAGRTWAMVIVYTLGIGLFGTVIGVIVDGVTQYKKRKEEGKLSYKGENHFVIIGWTAKSKSTVKELLLCDEKTDIVLIDEFEKSPFEHERFHYIQGSPTDVDTLGMAKIENSQAVLLFAAEGIENPDLVDGKTLLVASSIERYDDGTEKNIYTIAEIVNEKHVDNFKHVKIDEFILSNGSVSNLMAKSAQMKGASHLFTQLLSRQDGDGGSDLWEVSVRPQWKTYGVAYEQLKEKGAQLIADRNDLNILKKWNEPIPKDARLFVICDKYTYQKL
- a CDS encoding Ger(x)C family spore germination protein yields the protein MKRWYYAILLIFLIVFLSSCGKKAPLEDLTLAFIIGIDLDKENNLVFYEINPVFSEGSKKGVESYEVKAKTIRDSRRLFDALTTGEVTAGKIQVLLVGKRVLQHENWFPILDTVYRNPTFSMSTRVVTVDGPVSEVIFHHPTEKPQLSLHLKALIDKNYDRTRAVKGTLQELHREIYEKAMTPFISEVKVGKNIELTGISLLDHKGKYAQFLNVPESTLLLMLQNKKRREITLTIPVLQKVDEKNIFHTNVMSFAASRVKTKIKSEYKHNKFQFDIKVKMTINIVERLFPDEKLNKEQLQKEVERELKKQIEDLLKKIQKKKIDPIGLGLYARAYQYTHYKKVKNNWGKALAESTINVSVKVDINSNGAVEQ